The Dehalobacter sp. sequence TTTCATGAAACCTAGCTACATTAGTTTTAACGAACGCTATACTAAAGGATCAGTCACTTCTAAAGATGGCACGACAATCGGGTACTGGCAAATTGGTCATGGCCCGGGTTTGGTACTGGTGCATGGAGGCATGGAGTCGGCCCAAAGCCATATACAACTGGCCGAAGCTCTGGCTGATAACTATACAGTCTACTTGTACGACCGCCGCGGCCGAGGGCTCAGTGGTCCGTTTGGTGAGGATTATAGTATGCAAAAAGAGATGGAAGATCTGGACGCCTTACTTACCAAAACCGGTACTCGTAATATCTTCGGTGTCAGCACCGGTGGCCTCATAGCACTTGAAGCAACCCGTACCTTATCTCAAGTCGAAAAAGCCGCCATTTATGAGCCTGGTTTACCTTTAAACGAATCAACGCCGCCATTAGAATGGCTTGAAGATTTTAAACGTAAAATGGAAGAAGGCAAAGTAGCTGAAGCATTGGTGTTTTCAATGATAGAGACAGAAATGGGGCCTCCTATTATGTTAGCTATGCCAAATTGGCTGCTCGTCTCCATGACTAAATGGCAAATGGCTCAAGAAGACAAGTATGCTCCTGAGAACTATGTTAAATGGAAAGAGTTGGCCTATACCTTGTATGACGATGTCAGCCTTTTTATAGAAATGAGAAAACGCCCAGACGGGAAACCTGAATCGTTCAAAAATGTGCCTGCCGATATACTGCTGCTTGGCGGCAGTGATAGTCCTGCATTCCAAAAAGCTAGCGTCGATGCTCTTGAAAAGATTCTGCCACATGTTAAACGGGTTGAAATTCCAGGAGTCAGCCATGGCGGTTCGGGCAATAAAGATAAAGGTGGCCAGCCAGAAAAGGTTGCGCAAGAAATGCTTCAATTTTATGCCTCACCGTAAAATTGCAAAAGTGAAGTAGTCTTTATAAGTTGGTTCCATATATAGTATTTATAGAAAGTGACTTCCTTTTCTTCTGATGTTCCTAGGCTGTCGCAGTCAATTTTTGTGAC is a genomic window containing:
- a CDS encoding alpha/beta hydrolase → MKKSGKKRAFLGLPRWLALAVGVVLVLFTLSLLFLNFMKPSYISFNERYTKGSVTSKDGTTIGYWQIGHGPGLVLVHGGMESAQSHIQLAEALADNYTVYLYDRRGRGLSGPFGEDYSMQKEMEDLDALLTKTGTRNIFGVSTGGLIALEATRTLSQVEKAAIYEPGLPLNESTPPLEWLEDFKRKMEEGKVAEALVFSMIETEMGPPIMLAMPNWLLVSMTKWQMAQEDKYAPENYVKWKELAYTLYDDVSLFIEMRKRPDGKPESFKNVPADILLLGGSDSPAFQKASVDALEKILPHVKRVEIPGVSHGGSGNKDKGGQPEKVAQEMLQFYASP